The Caldisalinibacter kiritimatiensis region TATATTAAATTTAAATCATAATATTAGGTATATTAATGCCATGGAATTCGATATCAAAGATACTGAAACATTCCATGGCTTTTTATGTGGAATTATAGCAGAGGATTATGACATTCGAAAAATATATATTGATGGATTATACAATATAGTTAAATTACAAAATAGAAAGCTAAAAAATTTTTTAGATGAATTAGAGGAATTAGGTGAAAAGTTTAATATAGATTTTGTGATAAGTGTTTCTTGTGACCCAAAAGAAGTTTCAAATGAATTAGAGAATTATATTATATAATTATATAATATAAAAGCGGCCAAATGGCCGCTTAAATTTTATCCTCTCATTCCTTGATATGGTCTAAATGTTGCACAGTCAGTTTCTTGAGTATCCTTTGCATTTCTAGGCTGTATTTCTATTGAAGGAGCTGTACAATAGTCACCTTCTGCATAGTATTGACAAGTATTAACAGTACATTTCACTCTATGAATATGTTCATCTGAGTTATTTACATGCATAGAGTAATGCCTCCTTGAATTATATATAGTTGAGATTGTAATAAAAGATTAAATTCTTTAATCTTCTAAAATTAGTTTGTGGAATAATAAAAAAAAATATACGTTAATATAAAAGAGATTTTTAATGGAACATTGTATTTTAGGCAAAAAACATGTAATATATAATTGTTGTAAAGAGAAATAAAAAAGATTTAAATAAGCTTAACAACAAGATAAGAAGTTACAAAAAAACAAGAAGTTGGTGATAAAAGTGAATTTACCTGAAAAGTTTTTAGAAAGAATGGAAAAAATATTAGGAGACGAATACGAAGATTTTATAAAAAGTTTTGATAGGGAACATTATAAAGGGATTAGAGTCAATACTTTAAAAATTAGTGTAAATGACTTTAAAGACATAAGTCCATTTGAATTAGAAAAAGTAACATGGTCTAAAGAAGGATTTTATATAGGAGAAAAATCCAGACCGGGTAAACATCCTTATTATCACTGTGGATTATATTATATACAAGAACCTAGCGCTATGATTCCAGTAGAAGTTTTAGACCCGAAACCGGGAGAGAAGGTTCTTGACATAAGTGCGGCTCCAGGAGGAAAAGCTACACAAATAGGTGCAAAGCTTAAAGGTGAAGGACTACTAGTAGCTAATGATATTAGTCCTAAAAGAGTAAAAGCTTTGACTAAAAATATAAAAGTTTTTGGAATTAAAAATAGTATTGTTACAAATGAATCTCCTAAAAATCTTGCTGAAAAGTTTAAATCATATTTTGATAAAATTTTAGTAGATGCTCCATGCTCAGGAGAAGGAATGTTCAGAAGAGACCCAAAAGCCAGTAAAAATTGGAATAATTATTCAGTAGATCAATGTTGTGGTATGCAGAGAGAAATATTGGATTGGATACCTAAAATGCTTAAGCCAGGTGGGAAGCTAGTATATTCAACTTGTACCTTTTCACCAGAGGAAAATGAGGGAACCATACAGTGGTTTTTAAATAAATATCCTGAGTTTGAAATTGAGGAAATAAAGAATATAGATGAAATAGATAACGGAAGACCTGAATGGATACAAGCAAATCAAGAATTAACAAAAGCAAAGAGGGCTTGGCCACATAAGATAAAAGGAGAAGGGCATTTTATTGCTTTACTTAGAAAAAAAGATGGTGATGTTTTTAATTTAAATTCGTTTAAAATAAATAAAGGTAATATAGATAGTTTTATTGACTTTAAAAATGAATATTTAAAAGATAGCCTACAAGGCAATTTACATTTAAAATGTAATAAACTATTTTTAGTACCTAATGATTTACCAGATATATCAGGACTTAGACTTGGGAATTTAGGATTATATATGGGAGAATTGAAAAAGAATAGATTTCATCCAAGCCAAGGACTAGCAATGGCTTTAAAAAGAGAACAGGTTAGTAATACAATTAATTTTTCTAGTGACAGTATTGAAGCTGTAAAATATTTAAAGGGGGAAACTTTACTTGTTAACGGAGAAAAGGGATGGCGATTAGTTTGTATTGATGGGTTTCCAGTTGGTTGGGGTAAACAAACTAAAGAACATTTAAAAAATAACTATCGTCCCGAATGGAGAATGAAATAAAGAAAAGGTCAGGAGGATAATATGTCTAAGAAACAGAGACTAGATAAAATACTTTCAAATATGGGCTATGGTAGTAGAAAAGAGATAAAGAGTATAATAAAAGATGGAAGAGTAAAAGTAGATGGAATAACAATTAATAGTAACAAAATCAAAGTTGACCCATATAAAGCAGAAATAGAAATAGATGGGGAGATAGTAAGATATAGAGAGTATATATATATTATGATGAATAAACCTAATGGAGTTGTATCTTCTACGGACGACCCCTTAAATAAAACCGTTATAGATATAATTGAGGGAAAGTATAGAATATTTAATCCATTTCCTATAGGAAGACTTGATAAAGATACAGAGGGCTTGTTAGTGATTTCTAACGATGGTAAGCTAGCTCATCAGTTATTATCACCTAAGAAGCATGTTGATAAAACATATTATGTAGAAGTAGAAGGAATGGTTGAAGATAATCACATAAGAGAATTTGAAAAAGGCATAGAACTTGAAGATGGTTATAAAACGATGCCTGCAGAACTTGAAATTTTAAGTTCAGGCCCTATATCAAAGGTTAACTTAACTATTAAGGAAGGTAAATATCATCAAGTGAAGCGTATGTTTAAAGCATTAGGGATGAAAGTAGTTTATTTAAAAAGAATATCTATGGGTAAGCTTAGACTTGATGAAACGTTAGAACTGGGTGAATATAGAGAATTAACTGATGATGAATTAGAATTATTAAAGGATAGTTAATGTCAAAATTAGTTAAAGCAAATCACAAAATTGTGATTTGCTTTAACTAATTTTATCTAATATCATTATTAAAATTTTGAATTTCTGAATTAAGTTGATTTGCTGATACAGCATTTTCATCATAGTCAACAGTAACAGTATTAGCAACTGTATCTACTCTTACTGCGTTTACACCTTTCATACTTGATAATGTGTTTCTTATGTAATTAATGTCATTTTCACCTTCAATATTATTTACTGTAAATTTTTTAGATTTCATTTTATCACCTCCATAGTGTATTATTTGCAAGAAAACAATAATTATTATTAAACTCATAAAAATAAGTGTAGTAACCCGCAAGTATAAGAAGTTAAGCAATATATTGTTGTAAATTTTATTAAAAGTATTATATAATTAGAGTAAAACTTGAATATCTTTTATTTTTAAATAATTAGTTCTAAAGAAAAGATAATAACTAAATGTTTTTAAATTAAATAGGATATAAAATATGTTATAATAAAATTATTATAGATTAATTTTGTAGTTAGATAGGGTGTTTATATTGGTTTATACTAAGAATGAAAATATTTTTGATAGTTTTTTTATGAATAGAGATTTTCTTATAATGCAGTTTAAAAATGGAGATATCAATAAAAGAGAGTTTCTACAGTTGAATTTTGACTATATACAAAAAATGAAATTAAAACCTTTTGATAGAATTGATAGTTTTGAAAAGGGAATATATAATTATCAGTATTATAATATGTTAGCAAAATATTATTATATGATGGCAATGGATATAAAAAAGCAGCGTAAACATTTAAGTTATTATAGATTATATTTAGACGAGTGTAAATATTATTATAATGAAAAGGATAAATCAACTTTTAGATTGTTAAAACATTTGAATTATGAAAACGTT contains the following coding sequences:
- a CDS encoding DUF1540 domain-containing protein encodes the protein MHVNNSDEHIHRVKCTVNTCQYYAEGDYCTAPSIEIQPRNAKDTQETDCATFRPYQGMRG
- a CDS encoding RsmB/NOP family class I SAM-dependent RNA methyltransferase, which produces MNLPEKFLERMEKILGDEYEDFIKSFDREHYKGIRVNTLKISVNDFKDISPFELEKVTWSKEGFYIGEKSRPGKHPYYHCGLYYIQEPSAMIPVEVLDPKPGEKVLDISAAPGGKATQIGAKLKGEGLLVANDISPKRVKALTKNIKVFGIKNSIVTNESPKNLAEKFKSYFDKILVDAPCSGEGMFRRDPKASKNWNNYSVDQCCGMQREILDWIPKMLKPGGKLVYSTCTFSPEENEGTIQWFLNKYPEFEIEEIKNIDEIDNGRPEWIQANQELTKAKRAWPHKIKGEGHFIALLRKKDGDVFNLNSFKINKGNIDSFIDFKNEYLKDSLQGNLHLKCNKLFLVPNDLPDISGLRLGNLGLYMGELKKNRFHPSQGLAMALKREQVSNTINFSSDSIEAVKYLKGETLLVNGEKGWRLVCIDGFPVGWGKQTKEHLKNNYRPEWRMK
- a CDS encoding pseudouridine synthase — its product is MSKKQRLDKILSNMGYGSRKEIKSIIKDGRVKVDGITINSNKIKVDPYKAEIEIDGEIVRYREYIYIMMNKPNGVVSSTDDPLNKTVIDIIEGKYRIFNPFPIGRLDKDTEGLLVISNDGKLAHQLLSPKKHVDKTYYVEVEGMVEDNHIREFEKGIELEDGYKTMPAELEILSSGPISKVNLTIKEGKYHQVKRMFKALGMKVVYLKRISMGKLRLDETLELGEYRELTDDELELLKDS
- a CDS encoding heavy-metal-associated domain-containing protein, with the protein product MKSKKFTVNNIEGENDINYIRNTLSSMKGVNAVRVDTVANTVTVDYDENAVSANQLNSEIQNFNNDIR
- a CDS encoding DUF6648 family protein, which codes for MFILVYTKNENIFDSFFMNRDFLIMQFKNGDINKREFLQLNFDYIQKMKLKPFDRIDSFEKGIYNYQYYNMLAKYYYMMAMDIKKQRKHLSYYRLYLDECKYYYNEKDKSTFRLLKHLNYENVEAYYIKVKSKKLMNKLYEIVLKDYEYAIFHSKSVWLLNVLKKEGLFKEGIRTSLIDDYINEKY